The Pseudomonas orientalis genome contains a region encoding:
- the ctaD gene encoding cytochrome c oxidase subunit I — translation MSTVIDDHGHADHVHGPAKGLMRWVLTTNHKDIGTMYLWFAFTMFLLGGSFAMVIRAELFQPGLQIVEPAFFNQMTTMHGLIMVFGAVMPAFVGLANWMIPLMIGAPDMALPRMNNFSFWLLPAAFLLLVSTLFSPGGGPNFGWTFYAPLSTTYAPESVTFFIFAIHLMGISSIMGAINVVATILNLRAPGMTLMKMPLFVWTWLITAFLLIAVMPVLAGCVTMMLMDIHFGTSFFSAAGGGDPVLFQHVFWFFGHPEVYIMILPAFGAVSSIIPTFSRKPLFGYTSMVYATASIAFLSFIVWAHHMFVVGIPLVGELFFMYATLLIAVPTGVKVFNWVSTMWQGSLTFETPMLFAVAFVILFTIGGFSGLMLAIAPADFQYHDTYFVVAHFHYVLVPGAIFGIFASAYYWLPKWTGHMYDETLGKLHFWLSFVGMNMAFFPMHFVGLAGMPRRVPDYNLQFADFNMVSSIGAFMFGATQIFFLFIVIKCIRGGPPAPAKPWDGAEGLEWSVPSPAPYHTFTTPPEVK, via the coding sequence ATGAGCACTGTGATCGATGACCATGGTCACGCCGACCACGTCCACGGCCCCGCGAAAGGGCTGATGCGCTGGGTGCTGACCACCAACCACAAGGACATCGGCACGATGTACCTGTGGTTCGCCTTCACCATGTTCCTGCTGGGCGGTTCGTTCGCCATGGTGATTCGCGCCGAACTGTTCCAGCCCGGCCTGCAGATCGTGGAGCCGGCGTTCTTCAACCAGATGACCACCATGCATGGCCTGATCATGGTGTTTGGCGCGGTGATGCCGGCCTTTGTCGGCCTGGCCAACTGGATGATCCCGTTGATGATCGGCGCGCCGGACATGGCCCTGCCGCGCATGAACAACTTCAGCTTCTGGCTGCTGCCGGCGGCGTTCCTGCTGCTGGTGTCGACTCTGTTCAGCCCCGGCGGCGGGCCGAATTTTGGCTGGACCTTCTACGCCCCGCTCTCCACCACCTATGCGCCGGAAAGCGTGACGTTCTTTATCTTCGCGATCCACCTGATGGGCATCAGTTCGATCATGGGCGCGATCAATGTGGTCGCGACCATCCTCAACCTGCGCGCGCCGGGCATGACTCTGATGAAAATGCCGCTGTTCGTGTGGACCTGGCTGATCACCGCGTTCCTGCTGATTGCGGTGATGCCGGTGCTGGCCGGTTGCGTGACCATGATGCTGATGGACATCCACTTCGGCACCAGCTTTTTCAGTGCGGCGGGCGGTGGTGATCCCGTGCTGTTCCAGCACGTGTTCTGGTTCTTCGGCCACCCCGAGGTGTACATCATGATCCTGCCGGCCTTTGGCGCCGTCAGCTCGATCATCCCGACGTTCTCGCGCAAGCCGTTGTTTGGCTACACCTCGATGGTCTACGCCACCGCCAGCATTGCGTTCCTGTCGTTCATCGTGTGGGCGCACCACATGTTCGTGGTCGGCATTCCGTTGGTGGGCGAGCTGTTCTTCATGTACGCCACCCTGCTGATTGCGGTGCCTACCGGGGTCAAGGTGTTCAACTGGGTCAGCACCATGTGGCAGGGCTCGTTGACCTTCGAGACGCCGATGCTGTTTGCGGTGGCCTTCGTGATCCTGTTCACCATCGGCGGCTTTTCCGGGCTGATGCTCGCGATTGCGCCGGCGGACTTCCAGTACCACGACACCTACTTCGTGGTGGCGCATTTCCATTACGTACTGGTACCCGGTGCGATCTTCGGCATCTTCGCGTCGGCGTACTACTGGCTGCCGAAATGGACCGGCCACATGTATGACGAAACCCTCGGCAAGCTGCACTTCTGGCTGTCCTTCGTGGGCATGAACATGGCGTTCTTCCCGATGCACTTCGTGGGCCTGGCCGGGATGCCGCGCCGGGTGCCGGACTACAACTTGCAGTTCGCCGACTTCAACATGGTGTCCTCGATTGGCGCCTTCATGTTCGGCGCCACGCAGATCTTCTTCCTGTTCATCGTGATCAAGTGCATCCGCGGCGGCCCGCCCGCACCGGCCAAGCCGTGGGATGGCGCCGAAGGGCTGGAATGGAGCGTGCCCTCGCCCGCGCCGTACCACACCTTCACCACGCCGCCGGAGGTCAAATGA
- a CDS encoding cytochrome c oxidase assembly protein, translating into MADSVPLKRLVTRLLILVLAMFAFGFALVPIYDVMCKAFGINGKTGGQYEGEQIVDPSRQVRVQFLSTNAIDMVWDFHAKADEVVVNPGAVTEMLFVAYNPTDKPMTAQAVPSISPAEAAMYFHKTECFCFTQQVLQPGERIEMPVRFIVDRAMPKDVKHLTLAYTLFDITAREPPGAARSGG; encoded by the coding sequence ATGGCTGACTCCGTGCCGCTCAAACGCCTGGTCACACGCCTGCTCATTCTGGTGCTGGCCATGTTCGCCTTCGGCTTCGCTCTGGTGCCGATTTACGACGTGATGTGCAAGGCGTTCGGCATCAATGGCAAGACCGGCGGGCAATACGAGGGCGAGCAGATTGTCGACCCGTCGCGCCAGGTGCGGGTGCAGTTTCTATCCACCAACGCCATCGATATGGTCTGGGACTTCCATGCCAAGGCCGACGAAGTCGTGGTCAATCCGGGCGCGGTGACCGAGATGCTGTTTGTGGCCTACAACCCCACCGACAAACCGATGACCGCCCAGGCAGTGCCCAGCATTTCCCCGGCCGAAGCGGCGATGTACTTCCACAAGACCGAGTGCTTTTGCTTCACCCAGCAAGTGCTGCAACCGGGCGAGCGTATCGAGATGCCGGTGCGCTTTATCGTCGATCGCGCGATGCCCAAGGATGTGAAGCATTTGACCCTGGCGTACACGCTGTTCGATATCACCGCGCGCGAGCCGCCCGGAGCGGCCCGCAGCGGCGGCTAG
- a CDS encoding cytochrome c oxidase subunit 3, producing MSTHDTYYVPAQSKWPIIATIGLLVTVYGLAVWFNDLKALRPESHGPWIFFVGGLLLAYMLFGWFGAVIKESRAGLYSAQMDRSFRWGMSWFIFSEVMFFIAFFGALFYVRTWSGPWLAGEGPKGIAHMLWPNFEFAWPLLNNPDPKLYPAPKGTISPWGLPLVNTILLVSSSVTITIAHHALRKGHRGALKIWLALTVLLGLAFLGFQAEEYIHAYKELGLTLGSGVYGATFFMLTGFHGAHVTIGTIILFVMLMRILKGHFNAEHQFGFEAASWYWHFVDVVWIGLFFFVYVL from the coding sequence ATGTCGACTCATGATACGTACTACGTACCGGCGCAAAGCAAATGGCCGATAATTGCCACGATTGGCCTGTTGGTGACCGTGTATGGACTGGCCGTGTGGTTCAACGACCTCAAGGCGCTGCGCCCGGAATCCCACGGCCCGTGGATCTTTTTCGTTGGCGGCCTGTTGCTGGCGTACATGCTGTTCGGCTGGTTCGGCGCAGTGATCAAGGAGAGCCGCGCCGGTTTGTACAGTGCGCAAATGGACCGTTCGTTTCGCTGGGGCATGAGTTGGTTCATCTTTTCCGAAGTGATGTTCTTCATCGCGTTCTTCGGCGCGCTGTTTTACGTGCGCACCTGGTCGGGGCCATGGTTGGCAGGCGAGGGACCCAAGGGCATCGCGCATATGCTGTGGCCCAATTTCGAGTTCGCCTGGCCTTTGCTGAACAACCCGGACCCCAAGCTGTACCCGGCGCCCAAAGGCACCATCAGCCCGTGGGGCCTGCCGCTGGTCAACACCATCCTGCTGGTCAGCTCCAGCGTGACCATCACCATTGCCCACCATGCCCTGCGCAAAGGACATCGCGGCGCGCTGAAGATCTGGCTGGCGCTCACCGTACTGCTGGGCCTGGCGTTTCTCGGGTTCCAGGCCGAGGAGTACATCCACGCCTATAAAGAGCTGGGCCTGACGCTGGGTTCGGGGGTGTACGGTGCGACCTTCTTCATGCTCACCGGGTTTCACGGCGCCCATGTGACCATCGGCACGATCATTCTGTTTGTGATGCTGATGCGCATCCTGAAGGGGCATTTCAATGCCGAGCACCAGTTCGGTTTCGAGGCGGCCAGTTGGTATTGGCACTTCGTGGATGTGGTGTGGATTGGGCTGTTTTTCTTTGTGTATGTGCTGTGA
- a CDS encoding twin transmembrane helix small protein has protein sequence MLKALIALMLIATVASLFSGLFFLVKDEGRSNRLVTALTVRVVLAAITVGLIAWGFFSGQLVSHAPW, from the coding sequence ATGCTCAAAGCACTGATTGCCCTGATGCTGATCGCGACCGTTGCGAGCCTGTTCAGTGGCTTGTTCTTCCTGGTCAAGGACGAGGGTCGTTCCAACCGCCTCGTCACTGCCCTGACCGTACGTGTGGTGTTGGCCGCAATCACCGTGGGGCTGATCGCCTGGGGCTTTTTCAGCGGCCAGTTGGTCTCGCATGCGCCGTGGTAG
- a CDS encoding SURF1 family protein has translation MKSSIASARQCFRPGIAPTLVVLMLLPLMIGLGFWQLSRGQEKQQLVDTYAERRAAEPIGSEQLETSADPAFRRVHLRGSFDADHSVLLDNRMRDGKAGVELLQPFHDQASGLWVLLNRGWLPWPDRRTPPAFATPGQPMNVVAWVYVAPGETFQLQVDPATVQWPRLLTALHPVALWVELGRNGFAFELRAEAGPGTYDTHWPVVAMGPEKHLGYAVQWFAMSLALLALYLYLGWHNAKEKHHGSRHESTQRV, from the coding sequence ATGAAATCCAGTATAGCCAGTGCCCGGCAGTGCTTCAGGCCCGGCATCGCACCGACGTTGGTGGTGCTGATGCTGCTGCCGTTGATGATTGGCCTGGGGTTCTGGCAGCTGTCGCGCGGTCAGGAAAAACAGCAGTTGGTCGACACCTACGCCGAGCGACGTGCCGCCGAGCCTATTGGCAGCGAGCAGCTTGAGACGAGCGCCGATCCAGCCTTTCGCCGGGTGCATCTGCGTGGCAGCTTCGATGCCGACCACAGTGTGTTGCTCGACAACCGTATGCGCGACGGCAAGGCCGGTGTCGAGTTGCTGCAACCCTTTCATGATCAGGCCAGCGGCCTTTGGGTGCTGCTCAATCGCGGCTGGCTGCCCTGGCCGGATCGCCGTACGCCACCGGCGTTCGCCACGCCGGGTCAACCGATGAATGTGGTCGCCTGGGTGTACGTCGCTCCCGGCGAAACCTTCCAGTTGCAGGTTGATCCCGCGACGGTGCAATGGCCGCGCCTGCTGACCGCGTTGCACCCCGTCGCCCTGTGGGTCGAATTGGGCCGCAATGGGTTCGCCTTTGAACTGCGCGCCGAAGCCGGCCCCGGTACGTACGACACCCACTGGCCTGTGGTCGCCATGGGGCCGGAAAAACACCTGGGGTATGCGGTGCAGTGGTTTGCCATGTCACTGGCGCTGCTGGCGCTTTACCTCTACCTCGGATGGCACAACGCAAAGGAGAAGCACCATGGGAGCCGCCATGAATCCACTCAACGTGTCTGA
- a CDS encoding COX15/CtaA family protein, which yields MAKPGFRLALFATLLALIVVLLGAYTRLTHAGLGCPDWPGCYGFIGVPQSAAQLAHAELHFPDTPVEADKGWAEMTHRYFAGTLAILIALLAARAWSHRRDPGQPVKLPLFVLVVVCAQAAFGMWTVTLKLWPQVVTGHLLGGFATLSLLFLLSLRLSGVLPALIVPRRLQYWATAGLVLVIGQIALGGWVSANYAAVACVDLPTCHGQWWPAADFANGFHLTQHIGPNYLGGQLDSDARTAIHLTHRVGAVLVTLVLLGLAWQLRAVGMTRLAGLLLIALAAQISLGLSNVAFGLPLPVAVAHNAGGAALLLTLVLVNYHARTSLVRVRHPRLIAWRFSPRKQASGLITLKGEMPWRP from the coding sequence ATGGCCAAGCCTGGATTTCGCCTCGCGCTGTTTGCCACCCTGCTCGCGCTGATTGTCGTGTTGCTCGGTGCCTATACCCGCCTGACCCATGCCGGCCTCGGTTGCCCGGACTGGCCGGGGTGCTATGGCTTTATCGGCGTGCCGCAAAGCGCAGCCCAACTGGCCCATGCCGAACTGCACTTTCCTGATACGCCAGTGGAGGCCGACAAGGGCTGGGCCGAGATGACCCATCGCTACTTTGCCGGCACCCTCGCCATCCTCATCGCGCTGCTGGCGGCGCGGGCCTGGAGCCACCGGCGTGACCCGGGCCAGCCGGTGAAATTGCCGCTGTTCGTATTGGTAGTGGTGTGCGCCCAGGCGGCGTTTGGCATGTGGACGGTGACGCTGAAGCTGTGGCCGCAGGTGGTGACGGGCCACTTGCTGGGCGGCTTTGCCACCTTGAGCCTGCTGTTCCTGCTGAGCCTGCGTCTGTCCGGCGTGCTGCCCGCATTGATCGTACCCAGGCGCCTGCAATATTGGGCAACCGCGGGGCTGGTGCTGGTGATCGGGCAGATTGCGTTGGGCGGTTGGGTCAGCGCCAACTACGCGGCGGTGGCCTGTGTCGATTTGCCGACGTGTCACGGCCAATGGTGGCCGGCGGCGGACTTCGCCAATGGCTTTCACCTGACCCAGCATATCGGCCCCAATTACCTGGGCGGTCAGTTGGACAGCGATGCGCGCACCGCTATTCATCTCACCCATCGCGTGGGTGCGGTGCTGGTCACGCTGGTGCTGCTGGGCCTGGCCTGGCAGTTGCGCGCGGTGGGCATGACGCGCCTGGCGGGCCTGCTGTTGATCGCCCTGGCGGCGCAAATCAGCCTGGGCCTGAGCAATGTGGCGTTCGGCTTGCCGCTGCCGGTGGCGGTGGCGCACAACGCCGGGGGCGCAGCGCTCTTGCTGACCCTGGTGCTGGTCAATTATCACGCGCGCACCAGCCTGGTTCGAGTGCGCCACCCACGTCTGATCGCCTGGCGCTTTAGTCCGCGCAAACAGGCGTCGGGCCTGATAACCCTTAAAGGAGAGATGCCATGGCGTCCTTGA
- the cyoE gene encoding heme o synthase: protein MASLTGARHGQAVWRDYLELTKPKVVVLMLITSLVGMFLATRAGVPWTVLVFGNLGIALCAGAAAAVNHVVDRRIDALMARTHKRPLAEGRVSAVAALVFALVLAVTGQALLLAFTNPLAAWLTLASLLGYAVIYTGFLKRATPQNIVIGGLAGAAPPLLGWVAVTGHVSAEPLLLVLIIFAWTPPHFWALAIHRKEEYAKADIPMLPVTHGEHYTKVHILLYTFALLAVSLMPYVIHMSGLLYLACATVLGGRFLQWAWVLYRGSQPHAAVNTFKYSIWYLLLLFIALLVDHYLLLNL, encoded by the coding sequence ATGGCGTCCTTGACCGGCGCGCGTCACGGCCAGGCGGTCTGGCGTGACTATCTGGAGCTGACCAAGCCGAAAGTGGTGGTGCTGATGCTGATCACCTCGCTGGTGGGCATGTTCCTCGCCACCCGCGCCGGGGTGCCGTGGACGGTGCTGGTGTTCGGCAACCTGGGCATTGCCCTGTGTGCGGGCGCGGCGGCGGCGGTCAACCATGTGGTGGATCGGCGCATTGATGCGCTGATGGCGCGCACTCACAAACGGCCACTGGCCGAGGGGCGGGTCTCGGCCGTTGCGGCGCTGGTGTTTGCGTTGGTGCTGGCGGTGACGGGCCAGGCGCTGTTACTGGCGTTCACCAACCCTCTGGCGGCCTGGCTGACCCTGGCGTCGTTGCTGGGCTACGCGGTGATCTACACCGGGTTTCTCAAGCGTGCAACGCCGCAGAACATCGTCATCGGCGGCCTGGCCGGTGCCGCGCCGCCGTTGTTGGGCTGGGTCGCCGTGACCGGGCATGTCAGCGCCGAGCCGCTGCTGCTGGTGCTGATCATCTTCGCCTGGACGCCGCCGCACTTCTGGGCGCTGGCCATCCATCGCAAGGAGGAGTACGCCAAGGCCGATATTCCGATGCTGCCGGTCACCCACGGCGAGCACTACACCAAGGTGCATATCCTGCTCTACACCTTCGCCCTGCTGGCGGTGAGCCTGATGCCCTATGTCATCCATATGAGCGGGTTGTTGTACCTGGCCTGTGCGACGGTATTGGGCGGGCGCTTTCTGCAATGGGCCTGGGTGCTGTACCGTGGCAGCCAGCCGCACGCGGCGGTCAACACCTTCAAGTACTCTATCTGGTACCTGCTGTTGCTGTTTATCGCCCTGCTCGTAGACCACTACCTACTGTTGAACCTATGA
- a CDS encoding SCO family protein, whose product MTRTQKTVFILVALVALIMGLTVNKVLSGKGQGDPTALIDAGIILLPQSRQLPAVSMTNQDGQPVLVNELKGKWSLLFFGYTFCPDICPTTLAQLRQIKSELPTEAVDKLQVILVSVDPNRDTPTQLKQYLGYFDPQFQGLTGTNVQEVQKVSNAVSIPFIPADTSKPNYTVDHSGNLALIGPDGTQRGFIRAPLNNQKLVAQLPVLLQRK is encoded by the coding sequence ATGACTCGAACTCAAAAAACTGTCTTCATTCTGGTGGCCCTGGTGGCATTGATCATGGGCCTGACCGTCAACAAGGTGCTCTCGGGCAAAGGCCAGGGCGACCCGACCGCGCTGATCGACGCCGGCATTATCCTGCTGCCGCAAAGCCGCCAGCTGCCTGCGGTGAGCATGACCAACCAGGACGGCCAGCCGGTGCTGGTCAATGAGCTCAAAGGCAAGTGGAGCCTGCTGTTCTTCGGCTACACCTTCTGCCCGGACATCTGCCCCACCACCCTCGCCCAACTGCGCCAGATCAAGAGCGAACTGCCCACAGAGGCGGTGGACAAGTTGCAAGTGATCCTGGTCAGCGTCGACCCGAACCGTGACACCCCAACCCAGCTCAAGCAGTACCTGGGCTACTTCGACCCGCAATTCCAGGGGTTGACCGGCACCAATGTGCAGGAGGTGCAGAAGGTCTCGAATGCCGTGAGCATTCCCTTCATTCCTGCGGACACCAGCAAGCCGAACTACACCGTCGACCACAGCGGCAACCTGGCGCTGATCGGCCCGGATGGCACCCAGCGCGGATTCATCCGTGCGCCGTTGAACAACCAGAAGCTGGTGGCGCAGCTGCCGGTGCTGCTTCAGCGTAAATAG
- a CDS encoding MetQ/NlpA family ABC transporter substrate-binding protein: MKKLLVAFAAVAAFSAHAETITVAASPVPHAEILEFVKPALAKEGVDLQVKVFTDYVQPNVQVAEKRLDANFFQHQPYLDEFNKAKGTHLVSVGGVHLEPLGAYSSKYKKLADLPDGANVVIPNDATNGGRALLLLANNGLITLKDPTNILSTIKDITGNTKNLKFRELEAATLPRVLTQVDLALINTNYALEAKLDPSKDALVIEGSDSPYVNILVTREDNKDSDAVKKLVAALHTPEVKQFIEEKYKGAIKPAF; encoded by the coding sequence ATGAAAAAACTACTGGTTGCTTTCGCCGCCGTTGCCGCGTTTTCCGCCCATGCCGAGACCATCACGGTCGCCGCATCGCCGGTGCCGCACGCGGAAATCCTCGAATTCGTGAAACCTGCGCTGGCCAAAGAAGGCGTAGACCTGCAGGTCAAAGTCTTCACCGATTATGTGCAGCCGAACGTACAGGTGGCTGAAAAGCGCCTGGACGCCAACTTCTTCCAGCACCAGCCTTACCTGGATGAATTCAACAAGGCCAAGGGCACTCACCTGGTGAGCGTCGGCGGCGTGCACCTGGAACCGCTGGGCGCGTACTCGAGCAAATACAAGAAGCTCGCCGACCTGCCGGACGGCGCCAACGTGGTGATCCCGAACGACGCCACCAACGGCGGCCGTGCCCTGTTGCTGCTGGCCAACAACGGCCTGATCACCCTGAAGGACCCGACCAACATCCTGTCGACCATCAAGGACATCACCGGTAACACCAAGAACCTGAAATTCCGCGAACTGGAAGCCGCCACCCTGCCGCGCGTACTGACCCAGGTCGACTTGGCGCTGATCAACACCAACTACGCGCTGGAAGCCAAGCTGGACCCGTCCAAGGACGCCCTGGTGATCGAAGGCAGCGACTCGCCTTACGTCAACATCCTGGTGACCCGCGAAGACAACAAGGATTCGGACGCCGTGAAGAAGCTGGTTGCCGCCCTGCACACGCCTGAAGTGAAGCAATTTATCGAAGAGAAGTACAAAGGCGCGATCAAGCCGGCGTTCTGA
- a CDS encoding methionine ABC transporter permease, with amino-acid sequence MDVFLSFFANIDWSEIWLATGDTMIMLFGSLFFTVVLGLPLGVLLFLTSPRQLFEQKGLYALLSLVVNILRSLPFIILLIVMIPFTVLITGTSLGVAGAIPPLVVGATPFFARLVETALREVDRGIIEATQSMGATTRQIITNALLPEARPGIFAAITVTAITLVSYTAMAGVVGAGGLGDLAIRFGYQRFQTDVMVVTVVMLLILVQILQTVGDRLVVHFSRK; translated from the coding sequence ATGGACGTTTTCCTGAGTTTCTTTGCCAACATCGACTGGTCCGAAATCTGGCTCGCCACTGGCGATACCATGATCATGCTGTTCGGTTCGCTGTTCTTCACGGTCGTGCTCGGCCTGCCGTTGGGCGTACTGCTGTTTCTGACGAGCCCGCGCCAACTGTTCGAGCAGAAGGGCCTATATGCGCTGCTGTCGCTGGTCGTGAACATCCTGCGCTCGCTGCCGTTCATTATCCTGCTGATCGTCATGATTCCGTTTACGGTGTTGATCACCGGGACATCGCTGGGTGTGGCAGGTGCGATTCCGCCGCTGGTCGTGGGCGCCACACCGTTCTTTGCCCGCCTGGTGGAAACCGCCTTGCGTGAAGTCGACCGCGGCATCATCGAGGCCACTCAGTCGATGGGCGCAACGACGCGTCAGATCATCACCAACGCCCTGCTGCCCGAAGCCCGCCCCGGCATCTTCGCAGCGATTACGGTGACGGCGATTACACTGGTGTCCTACACGGCGATGGCCGGGGTAGTCGGTGCCGGTGGCCTGGGCGACCTGGCGATCCGCTTCGGTTACCAGCGCTTCCAGACCGATGTAATGGTGGTCACCGTGGTAATGCTGTTGATCCTGGTGCAAATTCTGCAAACCGTCGGCGACAGGCTGGTGGTGCACTTTTCTCGAAAATAA
- a CDS encoding methionine ABC transporter ATP-binding protein, with the protein MIEFQNVHKTYRVAGKDIPALHPTSLRVENGQVFGLIGHSGAGKSTLLRLINRLEEPSGGKITVDGEEVTALDANGLRRFRQQVGMIFQHFNLLASKTVADNVALPLTLAGELSRKDIDLRVAELLARVGLSDHARKYPAQLSGGQKQRVGIARALATKPKILLCDEATSALDPQTTASVLQLLAEINRELKLTIVLITHEMDVIRRVCDQVAVMDAGVIVEQGSVADVFLHPKHPTTKRFVQEAEQVDEGEQRDDFAHVPGRIVRLTFQGDATYAPLLGTVARETGVDYSILAGRIDRIKDIPYGQLTLAVTGGDMDAAFARFTAADVHMEVLR; encoded by the coding sequence GTGATCGAGTTTCAAAACGTCCATAAAACCTACCGCGTCGCCGGTAAGGATATTCCCGCCCTGCACCCCACCAGCCTGCGCGTCGAAAACGGCCAGGTGTTTGGCCTGATTGGCCACTCGGGTGCGGGAAAAAGTACCCTGCTGCGCCTGATTAACCGCCTCGAAGAACCCAGTGGCGGGAAGATCACGGTTGACGGTGAAGAAGTCACCGCGCTGGATGCCAACGGCCTGCGCCGTTTCCGCCAGCAGGTCGGGATGATCTTCCAGCACTTCAACCTGCTGGCGTCCAAGACCGTTGCAGACAACGTGGCGCTGCCGCTGACATTGGCCGGCGAATTGTCGCGCAAGGACATCGACCTGCGTGTGGCTGAACTGCTCGCCCGCGTCGGTCTGTCGGACCACGCCAGGAAATACCCGGCGCAATTGTCCGGCGGCCAGAAACAGCGCGTCGGCATCGCCCGCGCCCTGGCCACCAAACCCAAGATCCTGCTGTGCGACGAGGCCACCAGCGCCCTCGACCCGCAGACCACCGCCTCGGTCCTGCAACTGCTCGCCGAGATCAACCGCGAACTCAAGCTGACCATCGTGTTGATCACCCATGAAATGGATGTGATTCGCCGCGTCTGCGACCAGGTGGCCGTGATGGACGCCGGCGTGATCGTCGAGCAAGGCTCGGTGGCCGACGTGTTCCTGCATCCCAAGCATCCGACCACCAAGCGCTTCGTCCAGGAAGCCGAACAGGTCGACGAAGGCGAGCAACGCGACGACTTCGCCCACGTGCCGGGCCGTATCGTGCGCCTGACCTTCCAGGGGGACGCGACCTACGCGCCATTGCTGGGTACCGTCGCCCGGGAAACGGGGGTGGACTACAGCATCCTCGCCGGTCGTATCGACCGCATCAAAGACATTCCCTACGGGCAATTGACCCTCGCCGTCACCGGCGGTGACATGGACGCCGCGTTTGCGCGCTTCACCGCCGCCGACGTTCATATGGAGGTGCTGCGCTAA